In Mauremys reevesii isolate NIE-2019 linkage group 14, ASM1616193v1, whole genome shotgun sequence, a single window of DNA contains:
- the LOC120381458 gene encoding zinc finger protein 345-like → KSFNWCSNLIIHQRIHTGEKPYTCSECGKSFRHGSALITHQRIHTGEKPYTCSECGKSFRHGSALITHQRIHTGETPYTCAECGKSFRHSSHLIRHQTIHRGERPFECRECGKNFTSSSQLSKHQRIHTGDRPFECSECGKTFSRSSHLFRHQTIHRGERLYECRECGKCFISSSNLSQHQRIHTGERPFECSECGKTFSRSSHLIRHQTIHRGERPYECRECGKCFISSSNLTQHQRIHTGDRPYECRECGKSFTSSSHLSQHQRIHTGERPYECSECGKSFTSSSHLSKHQRIHTGERPYECRECRKTFSHSSALSLHQRIHTGDRPYECCECGKTFNRSSHLIRHQTIHRRERLYECRECGKCFTSSSHLSQHQR, encoded by the exons aaaagcttcaattggtgctcaaaccttatcatacatcagagaatccacacaggagagaagccctacacatgctctgagtgcgggaaaagcttcaggcacggctctgcccttatcacacatcagagaatccacacaggagagaagccctacacatgctctgagtgcgggaaaagcttcaggcacggctctgcccttatcacacatcagcgaatccacacaggagagacgccctacacatgcgctgagtgcgggaaaagcttca ggcactc ttcgcaccttattaggcatcaaacaatccacagaggagagaggccctttgaatgccgtgagtgtgggaaaaacttcactagcagctcacaactttctaaacatcagagaatccacacaggggacaggccctttgaatgcagtgagtgtgggaaaaccttcagtcgcagttcgcacctttttaggcatcaaacaatccacagaggagagaggctctatgaatgccgtgagtgtgggaaatgcttcattagcagctcaaacctttctcaacatcagagaatccacacaggggagaggccctttgaatgcagtgagtgtgggaaaaccttcagtcgcagttcgcaccttattaggcatcaaacaatccacagaggagagaggccctatgaatgccgtgagtgtgggaaatgcttcattagcagctcaaaccttactcaacatcagagaatccacacaggggacaggccctatgaatgccgtgagtgtgggaaaagcttcactagcagctcacacctttctcaacatcagagaatccacacaggggaaaggccctatgaatgcagtgagtgtgggaaaagcttcactagcagctcacacctttctaaacatcagagaatacacacaggggaaaggccctatgaatgccgtgagtgtagaaaaaccttctctcacagctcagccctttctttacatcagagaatccacacaggggacaggccctatgaatgctgtgagtgtgggaaaaccttcaatcgcagttcgcaccttattaggcatcaaacaatccacagaagagagaggctctatgaatgccgtgagtgtgggaaatgcttcactagcagctcacacctttctcaacatcagaga